A stretch of the Bombyx mori chromosome 14, ASM3026992v2 genome encodes the following:
- the ie2 gene encoding integument esterase 2 precursor (The RefSeq protein has 3 substitutions compared to this genomic sequence), giving the protein MSRTFALLINSVLLFAAYGQCHEGHGHHHHDQNVGHQHDRPSPKVTSASGVFLGSWMQTRRGRHFQGFRGIRYAEAPVGDLRFQAPKPILQYSGEVDASKEGPACPQPTNPNYYNNVDEDCLRLNVYTHGSSGELRPVVIFIHAGGFYAASGRSDIAGPDYFLDKDIVLVTINYRLSSLGFLSTGDELAPGNNGYKDQVMAMRWVQRNIASFGGDPNLVTIAGYSAGSFSVMLHTVSPMSKGLFHRAISMSGSPISQVVIPHDQRQLAVRQAELLDCPTNSSRAIIDCLKTKPWGDIGNSLRGFFEFAYDPVLIWVPLVEKDCGQERFLVKQPLDSIRQREIHSVPYIISQTQDEFFWKALNILANQTLTDTMNNEWERIAPISFYLPASTSRQASNKLKQAYLGGKKLVNDTASADGLGKLYNDAIIGFGVHRLVNLMSQYSSKPVYYYEFAYIGNHSHYEDPVTKKPTGAAHHDELIYLFSVNATFPVIEASDSLDSKMVDKMTSIWYNFLKNGDPNPRDNNPELSGLSWPAMKPNDRKYLRIDKTFSVHENLFEDRFKIWEELYPITN; this is encoded by the exons ATGTCCCGTACATTCGCACTTTTAATTAACTCAGTGTTATTGTTTGCTGCTTATGGACAATGCCATGAGGGTCATGGCCACCACCATCACGATCAGAACGTCGGACACCAGCAcg ACCGTCCTTCGCCAAAGGTAACGTCAGCATCCGGAGTATTTCTCGGTTCCTGGATGCAGACCCGTCGCGGAAGACATTTCCAAGGCTTCCGCGGTATCAGATACGCTGAAGCTCCCGTTGGAGATCTAAGATTCCAG GCCCCAAAACCAATACTCCAATATTCAGGAGAAGTGGACGCCAGCAAGGAAGGCCCGGCCTGTCCGCAACCAACTAATCCGAACTATTACAACAATGTAGACGAGGACTGCCTTCGACTAAATGTCTACACTCACGGAAGCTCAGG AGAACTTCGTCCAGTAGTGATATTTATCCATGCCGGTGGATTCTACGCTGCGTCCGGTCGTAGCGACATCGCCGGTCCGGACTATTTCCTGGATAAAGACATTGTGCTGGTCACAATCAACTATCGTTTATCTTCTCTTG GTTTCTTGAGTACGGGTGACGAGCTCGCTCCCGGGAACAATGGATACAAAGACCAAGTAATGGCCATGCGCTGGGTACAGAGGAACATCGCGTCATTCGGCGGCGACCCTAACCTGGTCACGATAGCTGGTTACAGCGCCGGTTCATTCAGCGTCATGCTTCATACTGTCTCTCCTATGTCTAAAG GTCTCTTCCATCGTGCGATATCAATGAGCGGCTCCCCGATTTCTCAAGTGGTGATCCCACATGATCAACGCCAATTAGCCGTGAGGCAGGCCGAGTTACTCGACTGCCCTACCAACAGCTCGCGAGCTATTATTGATTGCCTCAAGACTAAGCCTTGGAGGGATATCGGGAATTCTCTGCGTGGATTcttc GAATTCGCTTACGACCCGGTCCTGATCTGGGTTCCACTTGTAGAGAAGGATTACGGACAAGAAAGGTTCCTCGTCAAGCAGCCTTTGGACTCGATACGTCAAAGAGAAATACATTCTGTTCCGTACATCATTAGTCAAACACAGGACGAGTTCTTTTGGAAAGCTTTGA ATATCCTCGCTAACCAGACTCTGACAGACACAATGAATAACGAATGGGAACGGATAGCTCCAATTTCCTTCTACCTTCCTGCGAGTACATCACGCCAAGCTTCCAATAAACTGAAGCAAGCCTACCTTGGTGGGAAGAAATTGGTCAATGATACTGCCAGTGCTGATGGCCTAGGGAAGTTATATAATGACGCTATTATTGGGTTTGGGGTGCACAG ATTGGTGAACCTCATGAGTCAATATTCATCCAAACCGGTCTATTACTACGAGTTTGCTTACATCGGAAACCACAGCCACTACGAAGATCCCGTCACCAAGAAACCTACTG GTGCAGCCCACCACGACGAGCTGATCTATTTGTTCAGTGTCAACGCTACCTTCCCGTTCATAGAAGCCTCTGACAGCCTCGACTCGAAGATGGTTGACAAAATGACTAGCATCTGGTACAACTTCCTTAAAAACGG AGATCCGAATCCCCGGGATAACAATCCTGAGTTATCAGGTCTGTCTTGGCCGGCTATGAAGCCCAACGACAGGAAATACCTTCGCATCGACAAGACTTTCTCGGTCCATGAAAACCTCTTCGAAGATAGGTTCAAGATCTGGGAAGAGCTGTACCCGATAACCAATTGA